One Edaphobacter lichenicola DNA window includes the following coding sequences:
- a CDS encoding glycosyltransferase family 4 protein, whose protein sequence is MQTPAGGSRPILITEIEQFGGSERSVLALSRWLHQRNLPNHVVTYFDRCNLAQYATHPLQVVELNPAPGPRNKIASLRTYFNQQSPNSPKPLASGYQPALHATLAGQRGFHTLMHDTPSLFGDQETRSLSTSLRIAVSNRIIGYGLRSGGNTIVTSEYLRSECRKDFNIDAKIARMGGLVTSTSAPLVHPVNDRLRMFSVCRIEPNKRIDWIIRALAELERGNKPLSSVIDWRLDLAGKGSLIPSLTQMAQTLGIGDRIHFHGFVPDDDLERLFSQTHLFLMPAVQGYGIPAIESLHRGIPVLLHRESGVSDILLDTPWATVFTGGEENMTPALQSAIEGILQGKHHAVPQPHLPTEDEWAERVATLCNWL, encoded by the coding sequence ATGCAAACACCCGCGGGCGGCTCCCGCCCCATCCTCATCACCGAGATCGAGCAGTTCGGCGGCTCCGAGCGCAGCGTCCTCGCGCTCTCCCGCTGGCTCCATCAACGCAACCTGCCCAATCACGTCGTCACCTACTTCGACCGCTGCAACCTCGCTCAATACGCCACCCACCCCCTGCAGGTCGTCGAGCTCAATCCCGCACCAGGACCACGCAACAAGATCGCCTCCCTCCGCACCTACTTCAACCAGCAGTCTCCAAACTCACCCAAACCACTCGCCTCCGGCTATCAACCTGCCCTTCACGCAACCCTCGCCGGACAACGCGGATTCCACACCCTCATGCACGACACGCCCTCTCTCTTCGGAGATCAGGAGACCCGCAGCCTCTCCACAAGCCTGCGCATCGCCGTCTCAAATCGCATCATCGGCTACGGCCTGCGCTCCGGCGGCAACACCATCGTCACCAGCGAGTATCTCCGCAGCGAATGCCGCAAGGACTTCAACATCGACGCAAAGATCGCCCGCATGGGCGGCCTCGTCACCAGCACCTCAGCCCCTCTCGTTCACCCGGTAAACGACCGGCTCCGAATGTTCTCTGTCTGCCGCATCGAGCCCAACAAGCGCATCGACTGGATCATCCGCGCCCTCGCCGAACTGGAGCGCGGCAACAAACCACTCTCCTCCGTCATCGACTGGAGACTCGACCTCGCCGGCAAAGGCTCCCTCATCCCAAGCCTTACCCAGATGGCACAAACCCTCGGCATCGGCGACCGCATCCACTTCCACGGCTTCGTTCCCGATGACGATCTCGAGCGGCTCTTCTCACAGACCCACCTCTTCCTCATGCCCGCCGTTCAAGGCTACGGAATCCCCGCCATCGAATCGCTCCACCGCGGCATTCCTGTCCTGCTCCATCGCGAATCCGGCGTCAGCGACATTCTGCTCGACACCCCCTGGGCAACCGTCTTCACCGGAGGGGAAGAAAACATGACCCCAGCCCTCCAATCTGCGATCGAAGGCATCCTCCAGGGCAAGCATCACGCCGTCCCACAGCCTCATCTCCCCACCGAAGACGAATGGGCCGAACGGGTCGCAACCCTTTGCAATTGGTTGTAA
- a CDS encoding bifunctional nuclease family protein, with amino-acid sequence MNPSSVQPVVQAPDEVEMQIRGLMMDPVTNMPIIVLKDVGSDLVLPIWVGIFEANAIALELEKTATPRPMTHDLLQNMARGLNAEVRKVVVSELRDDTFFAVIWMDHAGETVTMDARPSDAIALALRWDCPIYVNRTVLESSKQAASGTPNVNAEEMRRWLENLNDDDMGRYKM; translated from the coding sequence ATGAATCCCTCTTCGGTTCAACCCGTCGTGCAGGCTCCTGATGAAGTGGAGATGCAGATCCGCGGGCTCATGATGGACCCGGTCACGAACATGCCCATCATTGTGCTGAAGGATGTTGGGAGCGATCTGGTGCTGCCGATCTGGGTGGGGATTTTTGAGGCGAATGCGATTGCGCTGGAGTTGGAGAAGACGGCTACGCCGCGTCCGATGACACACGACCTGCTGCAGAACATGGCTCGTGGGCTGAATGCCGAGGTGCGCAAGGTGGTGGTATCGGAGCTGCGGGATGATACGTTTTTTGCGGTGATCTGGATGGATCATGCGGGCGAGACGGTGACGATGGATGCGCGGCCGTCGGATGCGATTGCGCTGGCGCTGCGGTGGGACTGCCCTATCTATGTCAATCGAACGGTACTTGAAAGCTCGAAGCAGGCTGCCAGCGGCACACCGAATGTGAATGCTGAGGAGATGCGGCGGTGGCTTGAGAACCTGAATGACGATGACATGGGCCGCTACAAAATGTAA